In Cellulomonas wangsupingiae, the genomic window CGTGCAGCGGACGCCGGTCTGCGCCTGCCACGCCCCGCACAGGTCGGCCAGCACCTCGGCGAGGGCACGGTCCGGCTCGTCGCGGCGCATCCGCACGAGGAGCTCGCGCGCCTCGCGGGCGGCCTGCTCCGCCCCCACGGCGAGGGCCTGCGCCTGCTGCCGCGCGACGGCCACGTCGCGGTCGATCCACGCCACCAGCCCCTGCGCCCCGAGCGCCAGGCCGTGCAGCGACTTGCCCACCGAGTCGTGCATCTCGCGTGCGAGCCGCGCACGCTCGTCGGCCGCGGCCGCGTCGCGCTGCGCCACGCCGAGCGCGTGCACCGCCTCGACCTGCTGGCGGTGGGCGGAGCGCACGCTGACGCCGATCGCGAGCAGCGACACGTACAGCAGCGGCACACCCAGGTCCGACATGAAGCCCCGCGCCTCCGGCTGCACGGGCGAGGAGATGGCGACCAGGTAGTACCCGGCGCACAGCACGGCGGCCGCACCGATCGCGACGCGCCGCTCGACGATCACCCCGACGATGAGGGCCACCGGGAAGGTCGCCAGCACCAGGGGTGACTCCACGCCGAGCGCCCAGACCACCGCGAGGTTGATGAGGACGTCGATCACCAGCACCAGGGGGTGCCGCATCGCGAAGTCCA contains:
- a CDS encoding sensor histidine kinase produces the protein MAHPERDFAGRIVGVALVLRLLAIMIALIGLVGQLITGPLLACVLVLSATTFAMLTYQRTMDFAMRHPLVLVIDVLINLAVVWALGVESPLVLATFPVALIVGVIVERRVAIGAAAVLCAGYYLVAISSPVQPEARGFMSDLGVPLLYVSLLAIGVSVRSAHRQQVEAVHALGVAQRDAAAADERARLAREMHDSVGKSLHGLALGAQGLVAWIDRDVAVARQQAQALAVGAEQAAREARELLVRMRRDEPDRALAEVLADLCGAWQAQTGVRCTFTAHEAVDLPTSVRYEVLAIVGEALENVVRHARASRVAVTLERVGEAVRAGVRDDGVGFVPGPPGEGPAGHFGLVGMYERAEMVGALLRVDSAPGDGTSVTVTWSPVGDARASRPRERSTVTGGAQ